From the genome of Carassius gibelio isolate Cgi1373 ecotype wild population from Czech Republic chromosome B10, carGib1.2-hapl.c, whole genome shotgun sequence, one region includes:
- the wscd1b gene encoding WSC domain-containing protein 1 codes for MAKPFYRLQHFLRRAQLLLFFLGVAYIMAGSVLLLQRSSVLTFQRETDTAALPSQPAPSRSLELPAARWLYRRKAIQVMENQPLDQTDSRKDQNHLISRNLEIRHLRHHWFHDDTEQKSSSEHNLSHKKARHKGTYVGCFINNETEHALGGTILYDFRKMTSALCQDTCSESGFRYAGLEYGAECHCGNRVCARRARGEDCNLDCRGEKGSRCGGVGRMSVYRVEDQHPGQRRYRTVHYHGCYKKPQNSTADFLFQTPGPTHTPQQCIETCTDQDLPLAFLRGQDCFCSHVPFLFTIQMSEQEYMCEKSNQTNHSSPYDLDYYWVYSTPVLDAACKERTFLPQKSSTLVALSSFPGAGNTWVRHLIELATGFYTGSYYFDGSLYNKGFKGEKDYWQSGRVICVKTHESGQREIEMFNSAILLMRNPYRSLMAEFNRKCAGHLGYASDVHWRSKEWSEFVDSYSSWWVSHALSWLRFAHCLLVVHFENLQKDLTSQLKTITAFLNTSIPEERLLCTESNRDGHFKRSGSRSLTFDPFTPEMRARIDEYIRTVDKALRDRNLDGLPQEYMPR; via the exons ATGGCCAAGCCGTTCTACAGACTTCAGCACTTTTTAAGGCGGGCTCAGTTGCTTCTGTTTTTTCTGGGTGTGGCTTACATCATGGCAGGAAGCGTGTTACTGCTTCAGCGCTCCAGTGTGCTAACATTTCAGAGAGAAACGGATACAGCGGCGCTACCTTCACAACCAGCGCCATCTAGATCCCTGGAGCTACCTGCTGCCAGGTGGTTGTACAGAAGGAAAGCCATCCAAGTGATGGAGAACCAACCTCTTGATCAGACAGACAGCAGAAAGGACCAAAACCACTTGATCTCTCGTAATCTGGAGATCAGGCATTTGAGACACCACTGGTTCCATGACGATACAGAACAGAAAAGCTCTTCTGAACATAATCTGTCACACAAGAAAGCCAGACACAAAG GGACCTACGTCGGATGTTTTATAAACAATGAAACGGAGCACGCACTCGGCGGGACCATTCTTTATGATTTCCGCAAAATGACCAGCGCCTTGTGTCAGGACACCTGCTCTGAGAG TGGGTTCCGGTATGCTGGGCTGGAGTATGGAGCGGAGTGTCACTGTGGAAATCGGGTCTGTGCCCGCCGCGCTCGGGGTGAAGACTGTAATCTGGATTGCCGTGGAGAGAAGGGATCCCGCTGTGGAGGTGTGGGACGCATGTCTGTTTACAGAGTTGAGGATCAACATCCAGGACAGAGGAGAT ACAGAACTGTGCACTACCACGGCTGTTACAAGAAGCCACAGAACTCTACCGCTGACTTCCTGTTCCAGACCCCTGGCCCGACACACACGCCTCAGCAGTGTATCGAGACCTGTACAGATCAG GACCTGCCATTGGCCTTTCTGAGAGGGCAGGACTGTTTCTGCAGCCATGTCCCATTTCTCTTCACGATCCAGATGAGTGAACAGGAATACATGTGTGAGAAGAGCAACCAAACAAACCATAGCTCTCCTTATGACCTCGACTACTACTGGGTGTACAGCACTCCTGTGCTAG ATGCAGCGTGCAAAGAAAGGACATTTCTGCCCCAGAAGTCGAGCACTCTTGTAGCCCTTTCCAGCTTTCCAGGGGCAGGAAACACCTGGGTACGTCACCTGATTGAACTCGCAACTGGATTCTACACCGGCAGCTATTACTTCGATGGATCTCTGTACAACAAAG GTTTTAAAGGAGAGAAGGATTACTGGCAGAGCGGGAGAGTCATCTGCGTCAAGACTCATGAAAGCGGCCAGCGAGAGATCGAAATGTTCAACTCGGCCATCCTGCTGATGAGAAACCCCTATCGTTCTCTAATGGCAGAGTTCAACCGCAAGTGTGCCGGACACCTGGGCTACGCGTCAGATGTTCACTGGAGGAGCAAAG AGTGGTCAGAGTTTGTGGACAGCTATTCGTCCTGGTGGGTGTCTCACGCTCTCTCCTGGTTGCGGTTTGCCCACTGTCTGCTGGTGGTACACTTTGAAAATCTCCAAAAAGATCTAACCTCTCAGTTAAAGACCATCACCGCTTTCCTGAACACCAGCATTCCTGAGGAAAGACTTCTGTGCACAGAGAGCAACAGAGACGGC